The genome window ccatgtatcttgtttgaccaaaggattagaggaattttaaaccaaCTTTGCTTCATTTCCTCCAACATATTTTCAGCCACCTTGAAGCTtccaaaggaaggaagaaaactccatttctctTGCTTTCTAACCCTAGCTTAAACTTGAACAAAAATCATAAGACCAAGAGCTTGAGTTGGTGAATGATTTGCCTTCAACCCTAGAGTGTGTTTTCAAGCTTGAAACTTTTGGTTTGGTGGTTGTTTGGGTGACTCAAGCTTCTTACAAGAGAGGTATGTGATCCTTAATCTTTGGTTTTATAATGTTATATCAAGTATTTAAAGCTTTGAGGGCAAACTAGAGGCTGCATGAGTAATATTTGTGGTGAATCTCCTTGAACTAAGCAAATGGTAATAGGGTTAGTTAGTTTGTctaccatgtgtttgatgaaatgtttgaactttgtttatggtttttcttgaggtattaacatgttttagaCCCTTTTTGAGTTGGAGATAACACTTGGCATGTTGTTTAAGTGAATACAATGAAAGGATGAAGGTTGGTGACATGAAGGAACTTGTGaactgttttctttcttcttggctgacCAGTTTTGGAAGGAgaggtttctccttgattttgtgGTTCATTTGCACATTAATCAAGCCTAAGAATCTTGGCTAGACATTGGTTAAGCTTGTGTGTGAGTTGAAGTGGaaataaatcaagaaaagtAGTTGTTATGAGCTAATAGTGGACTGATTTGGCTGGCTAGACTGTTTTGATCCTCTTAATTATGTTGTGTATTACATTTTGAACTCCAATGGTACTAGTTAAATTACTCCCCTGTTTATGAACCCTAGAAGATTGAATTGGgtgaatttgaaccaaaacaaatGAAGTTAGCAACAAGAATTAGTGTAACTTTGTTAAGGCATTGAAGCTAATCAGAACTGAAAAATCAGCCATCTTGTCTGAGTTACTGGTACTGATAGGAGATGAACTAGAGTGTTTATttagtaccgttggaaagccctttgagtctagtttccaacgccactgacggcacctgaTTCCGACCTTCCTACAATGAGATATAGCCGTTTTCCAAGACTGCGTGGGCGCGACTGTTTTTCCCGCGAAGAACAACTTGAGCTTggatgaaacttttcttttgcccaactttcttgcacttgtcaaacttgttttctcatgaacttttactgcattttgggcctaacttgcatggtgaattgagtagatttaaccactcacttggtcaCCTAATGAACTCACTTTTGGGTTAGAATTGAACCTAGTTTGTTAATGATTTCACTCAttgccctaggattgggaaacggTGGTGAACGTAACCAAGGAACTTGACGTTTGAACTCTACATtacttgacaggtgagtgttccaagtaCATGAAAATATTTGAATCAAAACTCTGGTGACCGGTACTGTGAATATAAAGGGCTGTGATTATGCCACGCACCTATACATCCGGTAAAATAGAATTTCAGCCATTGATATTGCTACAGGATAAGTGacaccaaaaaataataatatcagAGTTTTGAAGTGCTGCTGTTCATTGGTTCTTGTTACCTGCTAATATTTATGAATATGCCATTATAATTAATTATGAGAGTGCCCTGCATGGGTTCGTTTCAAGGAATTTTATTATCACCTGCATTTATTTCTGACAATTACAATGCCAAGAACAAGTTCTTTCCGCCTTGCtgcaaaaaatattttcatcacATATTCTAGATGTGATGTTTCAAAAGAATTATGTCTTGAAAAACTCCTTGATAAATTCACCAATAATCAACCTTCATACGTGAGAGTATCCTCAGAGCTACATGAAGACGGTACTCCACACCTACATGTACTCGTCCAATTTGCAGACAAGTTCCAAACAAGAGATGATAGAGTATTCGATTTAGTATGCCAGCAAAGATCTCAAGTATATCATCCAAATATACAAGCTGCCAGAGATGCAAGAGCTGTACGAGATTATATTTCCAAATACGAAGATTTCTGTGAATGGGGAACGTTCAAATCCAGTAAGATATACAGAAATCAACATGAGTGCTATACAGAGGCACCAGAACAAGAAACAGTTGAAGATTTCATGAACACGATCAAAGAAGGAGATCCAAAATCCTACTGCATATATTATGACAGGATTAAATGCAATGCTGAGAAGTTATACTCTACACCAACTCAAGAATATACAAGTCCATTTCCATTAGCCGATAATGTTCCGTATGAATTACTGGACTGGGCTAATACAAATATAAAGCCCATGGAATCTAGGCCCAATAGACTAATGTCCATTATTGTCGAAGACCCATCCAGATTAGGAAAAACAATATGGGCCAGGTCATTGGGTCCACACAATTATTTGTGCGGGCATTTAGATCTGAATAACAAAGTGTACAGCAATGATGTCTGGTACAACGTCATCAATGACATCAATCCGCAATATCTCAAGCATTATAAAGAGTTCATCGGGGCTCAAGGGGACTGGGTATCAAACTGCAAATACGGCAAACCAGTCCTGATCAGAGGAGGAATTCCAGCTATCATGTTGTGTAATCCAGGTCCAGATTCATCATATAGGGATTATCTTGATAGAGCCGATAAGCAAGCATTAAGGGACTAGACAGAAAACAATGCAAAATTCGTATTCAACTCCGAGCCACTATACGAAGAGACCATCAGAGCCTCCAGCTCTGAAGCAGAAAATCAGGGAAGTCAGAGCCATACACAGCAGACGTCTCAAACGAGCTCGAACAACTCAGAAGACACTTTCCGCCAGTTGCTCGCAAAGGAAGATGGATATGATCATCAACAGAAACGCAATACCACTACTTCCAACACCAACACTGTTTCACATCCAATTGCAGGGTCAGGGTCACATAAGATCATTTTTGAGACCGTGGAACACATTAACAGTCATGTTCCGGATAAATCACACACCAAGGAGGCTCCTCCGGATCACATCATACAAGTGTATAGAGCATATCTGGATACGGAGCAGTGTAGTCAATTTTCCAAGTATTATTCGGTGGCTATacattatgat of Coffea arabica cultivar ET-39 chromosome 5c, Coffea Arabica ET-39 HiFi, whole genome shotgun sequence contains these proteins:
- the LOC113689246 gene encoding uncharacterized protein; the encoded protein is MPRTSSFRLAAKNIFITYSRCDVSKELCLEKLLDKFTNNQPSYVRVSSELHEDGTPHLHVLVQFADKFQTRDDRVFDLVCQQRSQVYHPNIQAARDARAVRDYISKYEDFCEWGTFKSSKIYRNQHECYTEAPEQETVEDFMNTIKEGDPKSYCIYYDRIKCNAEKLYSTPTQEYTSPFPLADNVPYELLDWANTNIKPMESRPNRLMSIIVEDPSRLGKTIWARSLGPHNYLCGHLDLNNKVYSNDVWYNVINDINPQYLKHYKEFIGAQGDWVSNCKYGKPVLIRGGIPAIMLCNPGPDSSYRDYLDRADKQALRD